A single window of Nocardioides kongjuensis DNA harbors:
- a CDS encoding acyl-CoA dehydrogenase family protein: MGTPDIDTFVAEARAWLATVAEPRTRRAWGEGSDSVAVFENWTAEEERAQTDRIRAYEQAKFDAGFGAITWSEQYGGRDLPTSYLLAFRRVEAEYDVPRRTEMFPVTQQLIAPTIAQWGSEEQRARYVRAMLRTDLIACQLFSETGAGSDLAAVRTRAVRDGDAWVIDGHKVWTSGARIADHGLAITRTDPAAAKHAGLTAFLVPMDAAGVQVRPIRQMTGGSSFNEVYLDGVRLTDAHRLGPEGQGWKVALTVLASERLDSGNLGLDNADQAVELARNLGRPLTELERDQVADLVTRSYVQRLTGMRVAAAVVAGHDAGPEASVGKLLATDTMARTSEVVRTLLGPDLTVESDRWGAWAWTEHVIGAPGYRIAGGTDEIQHNILAERVLGLPREPR, from the coding sequence ATGGGCACACCCGACATCGACACCTTCGTCGCCGAGGCGCGGGCGTGGCTCGCCACCGTGGCCGAGCCCCGCACCCGCCGGGCCTGGGGAGAGGGCTCCGACAGCGTCGCGGTCTTCGAGAACTGGACGGCTGAGGAGGAGCGCGCGCAGACCGACCGGATCCGCGCCTACGAGCAGGCCAAGTTCGACGCGGGCTTCGGTGCGATCACCTGGTCCGAGCAGTACGGCGGCCGCGACCTGCCCACGTCGTACCTGCTCGCCTTCCGCCGGGTCGAGGCCGAGTACGACGTCCCGCGGCGCACCGAGATGTTCCCGGTCACCCAGCAGCTGATCGCCCCGACCATCGCCCAGTGGGGGAGCGAGGAGCAGCGGGCGAGGTACGTCCGCGCGATGCTGCGCACCGACCTCATCGCCTGCCAGCTGTTCTCCGAGACCGGGGCGGGCTCCGACCTGGCGGCCGTGCGCACCCGCGCGGTGCGCGACGGCGACGCGTGGGTCATCGACGGCCACAAGGTCTGGACCTCGGGCGCCCGCATCGCCGACCACGGGCTGGCCATCACCCGCACCGACCCGGCTGCCGCCAAGCACGCGGGACTGACCGCCTTCCTGGTGCCGATGGACGCCGCCGGTGTGCAGGTGCGGCCGATCCGGCAGATGACGGGCGGCAGCTCGTTCAACGAGGTCTACCTCGACGGCGTGCGCCTGACCGACGCGCACCGGCTCGGCCCGGAGGGCCAGGGCTGGAAGGTCGCGCTGACCGTCCTCGCGTCCGAGCGGCTCGACTCGGGCAACCTCGGCCTCGACAACGCCGACCAGGCCGTGGAGCTGGCCCGCAACCTGGGCCGGCCGCTCACCGAGCTCGAGCGGGACCAGGTCGCCGACCTGGTCACCCGCAGCTACGTCCAGCGCCTCACCGGGATGCGGGTCGCGGCGGCCGTCGTCGCCGGGCACGACGCCGGCCCCGAGGCGTCGGTCGGCAAGCTGCTCGCGACCGACACGATGGCCCGCACCTCCGAGGTGGTGCGGACCCTGCTCGGTCCCGACCTCACCGTCGAGAGCGACCGCTGGGGCGCCTGGGCGTGGACCGAGCACGTCATCGGCGCGCCCGGCTACCGCATCGCCGGCGGCACCGACGAGATCCAGCACAACATCCTGGCCGAGCGGGTGCTCGGCCTGCCGAGGGAGCCCCGCTGA
- a CDS encoding phosphotransferase family protein produces MATDTRPTPAELHALDLQERVVAGLRGQGYDGAATALEPMLGGHSGLTYRITLGEQSFVVKAVPPGQRAIGRHDMLRQARIMAALADTDVPVPRICATDETEPGWFAMSLVAGESLEPVLDDPPVEPDLAAARMLRAAEILPQLHRVPLDRLPVDAEPLSPADELARWSRTLGAVPPELVPGADRLERLLADAIPAAVAPVLVHGDYRLGNLLSVGTEPAALIDWEIWSPGDPRVELGWFLVFADGANFPGVGRVVPGLPTPDELVDRYADGGPPPAELTWFDALGRFKMAAIMGHNLRRHREGRHHDPAQELLPATIARLIETSTDRLT; encoded by the coding sequence ATGGCCACCGACACCCGGCCCACCCCGGCCGAGCTGCACGCCCTCGACCTCCAGGAGCGGGTCGTCGCCGGCCTGCGCGGCCAGGGGTACGACGGCGCGGCGACCGCGCTCGAGCCGATGCTGGGCGGCCACTCGGGCCTCACCTACCGGATCACGCTCGGCGAGCAGTCCTTCGTGGTGAAGGCCGTCCCGCCGGGCCAACGGGCGATCGGCCGCCACGACATGCTGCGCCAGGCGCGGATCATGGCCGCCCTGGCGGACACCGACGTCCCGGTGCCCCGGATCTGCGCCACCGACGAGACCGAGCCGGGCTGGTTCGCGATGAGCCTCGTGGCGGGGGAGTCCCTGGAGCCGGTGCTCGACGACCCGCCGGTCGAGCCGGACCTCGCGGCGGCACGGATGCTGAGGGCGGCCGAGATCCTCCCGCAGCTGCACCGGGTCCCGCTCGACCGCCTGCCGGTCGACGCCGAGCCGCTCTCGCCGGCCGACGAGCTGGCGCGCTGGAGCCGCACCCTGGGCGCCGTCCCGCCCGAGCTGGTGCCCGGGGCGGACCGCCTCGAGCGGCTGCTCGCGGACGCGATCCCGGCCGCCGTCGCGCCGGTCCTGGTCCACGGCGACTACCGGCTCGGCAACCTGCTGTCCGTCGGCACCGAGCCGGCGGCGCTCATCGACTGGGAGATCTGGAGTCCCGGCGACCCGCGGGTCGAGCTGGGCTGGTTCCTCGTCTTCGCCGACGGCGCCAACTTCCCGGGTGTCGGGAGGGTCGTGCCCGGCCTCCCCACGCCCGACGAGCTGGTCGACCGGTACGCCGACGGCGGCCCGCCGCCGGCCGAGCTCACCTGGTTCGACGCGCTGGGCCGGTTCAAGATGGCCGCGATCATGGGCCACAACCTGCGCCGTCACCGCGAGGGTCGTCATCACGATCCCGCCCAGGAGCTGCTGCCCGCGACCATCGCGCGCCTCATCGAGACCAGCACCGACCGGCTCACCTGA
- a CDS encoding acyl-CoA dehydrogenase family protein, protein MDFHLTPRTADLAARLETFMTEHVYPAEAVYDAQIAANANPHEQPQVMRDLQRTAREQGLWNLFMTHGERGAGLTNLEYAPLAEIVGRSIIGNEAINCSAPDTGNMEILAMYGTEQQQKEWLDPLLDCEIRSAFAMTEPEVASSDARNITSTIRRDGDHYVLNGRKWYTSGVLDPDCRLIIFMGKSDPQAPTYRQQSMILVPADAPGVEVVRDLPMFGYHDRLGHGEVTFTDVRVPAENMLGAEGDGFAIAQGRLGPGRMHYAMRAIGMAERALELLCRRAQTREAFGGPLADQGVVREWIARSRMEIDQIRLYTFKAAWLMDTTGNASARTEVAAIKVAAMEVAHQVVNRAVQAWGAAGVSDDTVLARLFSLTRALQVADGPTEVHLRSIALRELKKYGAKDGAKDGAA, encoded by the coding sequence GTGGACTTCCACCTCACCCCCCGCACCGCCGACCTGGCGGCGCGGCTCGAGACCTTCATGACCGAGCACGTCTATCCCGCCGAGGCGGTGTACGACGCCCAGATCGCCGCCAACGCGAACCCGCACGAGCAGCCCCAGGTGATGCGTGACCTGCAGCGGACCGCGCGCGAGCAGGGACTGTGGAACCTGTTCATGACCCACGGCGAGCGCGGGGCGGGCCTGACCAACCTCGAGTACGCGCCCCTCGCCGAGATCGTCGGACGCTCGATCATCGGCAACGAGGCGATCAACTGCTCCGCGCCCGACACCGGCAACATGGAGATCCTCGCCATGTACGGCACGGAGCAGCAGCAGAAGGAGTGGCTCGACCCGCTGCTGGACTGCGAGATCCGCTCGGCGTTCGCGATGACCGAGCCCGAGGTCGCCAGCTCCGACGCCCGCAACATCACCTCCACGATCCGACGCGACGGCGACCACTACGTGCTCAACGGCCGCAAGTGGTACACCTCCGGCGTCCTCGACCCCGACTGCCGCCTGATCATCTTCATGGGGAAGTCCGACCCGCAGGCGCCGACGTACCGCCAGCAGAGCATGATCCTGGTCCCGGCCGACGCGCCGGGCGTCGAGGTCGTGCGGGACCTGCCGATGTTCGGCTACCACGACCGGCTCGGCCACGGCGAGGTCACCTTCACCGACGTCCGGGTCCCCGCGGAGAACATGCTCGGCGCCGAGGGCGACGGCTTCGCCATCGCCCAGGGCCGGCTCGGACCGGGCCGCATGCACTACGCCATGCGCGCGATCGGCATGGCCGAGCGGGCGCTGGAGCTGCTGTGCCGCCGGGCGCAGACCCGTGAGGCGTTCGGCGGACCACTCGCCGACCAGGGCGTGGTCCGCGAGTGGATCGCCCGCAGCCGGATGGAGATCGACCAGATCCGCCTCTACACGTTCAAGGCCGCCTGGCTGATGGACACCACCGGCAACGCGTCCGCGCGCACCGAGGTCGCCGCGATCAAGGTCGCGGCGATGGAGGTCGCCCACCAGGTGGTCAACCGCGCCGTCCAGGCGTGGGGCGCCGCCGGGGTCAGCGACGACACCGTGCTCGCCCGGCTGTTCTCCCTCACCCGCGCCCTGCAGGTCGCCGACGGACCGACCGAGGTCCACCTGCGCAGCATCGCCCTGCGCGAGCTCAAGAAGTACGGCGCGAAGGACGGCGCGAAGGACGGTGCAGCATGA
- a CDS encoding SDR family NAD(P)-dependent oxidoreductase — protein sequence MTGLLDGRVALVTGATRGLGRAIADALATAGATVVVSSRKADACEQVAAEISAATGVRAHPLPLHVGDWDAIEPAVDAIVAEHGRIDVLVNNAGIAPLAPSAKDVTEALFDKTIDVNLKGPFRLMAVAGAHMHAAGGGSIINISSIGAERPSPPEATYAASKNGLNALTRAFAQEYGPTVRVNCVMPGAFATDMASEWDDEFIGLVTHRLPAGRLGDPRELAGLVVHLASDVAGYTTGALIPVDGGRTAVY from the coding sequence ATGACCGGGCTCCTCGACGGCCGGGTCGCCCTCGTCACCGGCGCCACCCGCGGCCTCGGGCGGGCGATCGCCGACGCCCTCGCGACGGCCGGAGCCACGGTCGTCGTCTCCAGCCGCAAGGCCGACGCGTGCGAGCAGGTCGCCGCCGAGATCAGCGCGGCCACCGGGGTCCGCGCCCACCCGCTGCCCCTCCACGTCGGCGACTGGGACGCGATCGAGCCTGCGGTCGACGCGATCGTCGCCGAGCACGGCCGGATCGACGTCCTGGTCAACAACGCGGGCATCGCGCCGCTCGCGCCGTCCGCCAAGGACGTGACCGAGGCACTGTTCGACAAGACGATCGACGTCAACCTCAAGGGCCCGTTCCGGTTGATGGCCGTCGCCGGGGCCCACATGCACGCCGCCGGTGGCGGCTCGATCATCAACATCTCCAGCATCGGCGCCGAGCGGCCCAGCCCGCCCGAGGCGACCTACGCCGCCTCCAAGAACGGGCTCAACGCCCTCACCCGGGCCTTCGCCCAGGAGTACGGGCCGACCGTGCGGGTCAACTGCGTGATGCCCGGCGCCTTCGCCACCGACATGGCCAGCGAGTGGGACGACGAGTTCATCGGCCTGGTCACCCACCGGCTGCCGGCCGGGAGGCTCGGCGACCCGCGCGAGCTGGCGGGCCTGGTCGTGCACCTCGCCTCCGACGTCGCGGGCTACACCACCGGTGCGCTGATCCCCGTCGACGGCGGCCGGACGGCGGTGTACTGA
- a CDS encoding SDR family NAD(P)-dependent oxidoreductase, whose protein sequence is MSLAQPFAAFDLTGRVAVVTGASSGLGAGFARTLAAAGATVVAAARRVDRLAELAADVPGLVPLACDVTVGADRERLVATAAEINGGVDVLVNNAGMPGPPDALTESEEEFGRILDLNLTAGVRLAVEVVRALPEDRAASIVNISSVVGLVSTAPIGGAGYAASKAAVIGVTRELAGQWGRRGVRVNALVPGWFDTEMTEGLFTNEKSAGWVRRNTILGRGGREGEVDGALLFLASEASSYVTGQVLAVDGGWTAR, encoded by the coding sequence ATGTCCCTCGCGCAGCCGTTCGCGGCCTTCGACCTGACCGGTCGGGTCGCCGTGGTCACCGGTGCGTCGTCGGGGCTCGGCGCGGGCTTCGCGCGCACCCTCGCGGCGGCCGGCGCCACCGTGGTCGCTGCCGCCCGGCGGGTCGACCGGCTCGCCGAGCTGGCCGCCGACGTACCGGGGCTGGTGCCGCTCGCCTGCGACGTCACCGTCGGCGCCGACCGGGAGCGGCTCGTCGCCACGGCCGCCGAGATCAACGGCGGCGTGGACGTGCTGGTCAACAACGCCGGCATGCCGGGGCCGCCCGACGCGCTCACCGAGTCCGAGGAGGAGTTCGGTCGGATCCTCGACCTGAACCTGACCGCGGGCGTCCGGCTCGCGGTCGAGGTCGTCCGCGCCCTGCCCGAGGACCGCGCCGCGTCGATCGTCAACATCTCCTCCGTGGTCGGGCTGGTCTCCACCGCCCCGATCGGTGGCGCCGGCTACGCCGCGTCCAAGGCGGCCGTCATCGGCGTGACCCGCGAGCTGGCCGGCCAGTGGGGTCGGCGCGGGGTCCGGGTCAACGCCCTGGTGCCCGGCTGGTTCGATACCGAGATGACCGAGGGGCTCTTCACCAACGAGAAGTCGGCCGGGTGGGTCCGGCGCAACACGATCCTCGGCCGCGGGGGCCGGGAGGGCGAGGTCGACGGCGCGCTGCTGTTCCTCGCCTCCGAGGCATCGAGCTATGTGACCGGCCAGGTGCTGGCGGTCGACGGGGGCTGGACCGCGCGATGA
- a CDS encoding NAD(P)-dependent alcohol dehydrogenase: protein MSLPRTMRALRLTAWGSPPELVEVPVPRPSAGQVLLRVGAAGLCHSDLHVMDSPPGRMPYELPFTLGHEVVGTVVDAGPEVDPVWLGRQVAVHGVWSCGRCRACRRGRENYCFALTGPVGCGLGYDGGLADYLLVPDVRHLVAAQGADPVRLAPLTDAGLTAQHVVRSLDGELDGATAVVIGVGGLGHLALQLLAPADLACLVAVDPRADARTLAIRLGADAVTADAADAAEWLDDREDGHGADVVIDFVGTPETMRAAGDLLAPGGRIVVVGSGGGSIEVAKGRDLPRGFAVAAPFWGTRRDLEEVVALAATGVVRAETETFTLDEAPAAYARLRAGGVRGRAVVVPEQ from the coding sequence ATGAGCCTGCCGCGGACGATGCGCGCCCTGCGCCTGACGGCCTGGGGGAGCCCGCCGGAGCTGGTCGAGGTGCCGGTGCCCCGGCCGAGCGCCGGCCAGGTGCTGCTGCGGGTCGGCGCCGCCGGGCTGTGCCACTCCGACCTGCACGTCATGGACTCGCCTCCCGGGCGGATGCCCTACGAGCTGCCGTTCACCCTGGGGCACGAGGTCGTCGGCACCGTCGTCGACGCGGGCCCCGAGGTGGACCCGGTCTGGCTCGGACGGCAGGTCGCCGTGCACGGCGTGTGGTCGTGCGGCCGCTGCCGGGCCTGCCGGCGAGGTCGGGAGAACTACTGCTTCGCCCTCACCGGGCCGGTCGGCTGCGGTCTGGGGTACGACGGTGGTCTCGCCGACTACCTGCTGGTGCCCGACGTGCGCCACCTCGTCGCGGCGCAAGGAGCCGACCCGGTGCGCCTCGCGCCGCTCACCGACGCCGGGCTGACGGCCCAGCACGTGGTGCGCTCGCTCGACGGCGAGCTCGACGGCGCGACGGCGGTCGTGATCGGCGTCGGCGGCCTGGGCCACCTCGCCCTGCAGCTGCTCGCGCCCGCGGACCTCGCCTGCCTGGTCGCGGTGGATCCGCGAGCCGACGCGCGCACGCTGGCCATCCGCCTGGGCGCCGACGCGGTGACCGCGGACGCCGCGGACGCCGCGGAGTGGCTCGACGACCGCGAGGACGGCCACGGCGCCGACGTCGTGATCGACTTCGTCGGCACGCCCGAGACCATGCGCGCCGCGGGCGACCTGCTGGCGCCGGGCGGCCGGATCGTCGTGGTCGGCTCCGGCGGGGGCAGCATCGAGGTGGCCAAGGGCCGTGACCTGCCGCGCGGGTTCGCCGTCGCCGCGCCCTTCTGGGGCACCCGGCGCGACCTCGAGGAGGTCGTCGCGCTCGCCGCGACCGGCGTCGTGCGCGCGGAGACCGAGACATTCACCCTGGACGAGGCGCCGGCGGCCTACGCGCGGCTGCGCGCCGGCGGGGTCCGCGGCCGCGCTGTCGTCGTCCCGGAGCAGTGA